The Nitrospira sp. genome contains a region encoding:
- a CDS encoding PAS domain-containing protein, with product MHRLFSRLSTTHSILLMMTAIATATVFRLALTPIFGSGYTFIAFYPAIMFSTVIAGWKYGLAATLMSMVLSGILFLDPMTNAEHATALLVFLGLNGLMIFLVEITGRVHRQAELQTKLALVREQELRETEAKYQYIFESAAVSIWEEDWSAVKVALDELREQEAMTDLRKYLESHPAVVRGTIPLVKIRDVNPESVRLFKANSKEELLTSLEKIFVPETADVFLEELVAIAEGRDMLDHQAPLQTLTGEPLTVRFSLVAPKRDPQWRRVLVTLTDITAQVKTEAALRESELRFRTLVEGIGDVFWIVDPNQGKVIYASQAFEEIWGRNVQQLYDYFQTWFEAIHEEDRERVRNEFFAHIHAGGYDSEYRVVQPDGTIRWVRDCGKPLGIGNLVAGVAEDITDYKRAEEAVRNTGEQFRSILDRAPAAIFLKDRAGRYLFFNDQFARLFQFERESAYGKTDEELLPAELAHQFVSNDRQVWESGTLLTIEEYVPQVDGRHTSLVQKFLRRDADGNPYALCGIALDITDRLKMEAAIRAGEERLQLAQTAGGVGTFDWDIVAQRGVWSPELERIWGLLPGSFDGSYAAWRRLVYPEDLAAAEAGAARSMEDPSKPQEYEYRIMRPDGALRWVYAKAKTLCDAEGRRIRMVGVNMDITDRKEAQLRLEQSTEELEREVEARTKELVQSQNRLRAMATELNLTEQRERKRLATELHDHLQQMLVFGKLTIGQGKQAAIGIPACEKVFNKVDEMLSDALSYTRTLVSELSPPVLRDHGLIAGLKWLGESMKKHELSVAVIVPEDNGLKLPEDQEILLFQSVRELLINSSKHAGVGQATVRLVQYDDCLEITVRDEGNGFDLAAAGTSGSGLSSKFGLFSIRERMRALGGSFAIDSAPRQGTTATIMLRVPRRPDSTVLNSEGFEAPDSALGLQHSSHLKNTATRVLLVDDHAMVREGLRTVLDAYKDLQVVGEGRDGEEAVKLVQELQPRVVVMDINMPKMNGIDATARIKAKWPGTIVIGISVNTGDDNSDAMKRAGAITVLTKDKAVDQLHDAIIHEVGASAFNLT from the coding sequence ATGCATCGACTTTTCTCAAGACTCAGCACGACGCATTCTATTCTCCTGATGATGACCGCCATCGCGACGGCGACGGTCTTTCGCCTTGCGCTGACACCCATATTCGGATCGGGATACACCTTCATAGCCTTTTATCCCGCGATCATGTTCAGCACGGTCATCGCCGGATGGAAATACGGTTTGGCTGCCACATTGATGTCGATGGTGTTGTCGGGGATTTTGTTCCTCGACCCCATGACGAATGCAGAACATGCCACCGCCCTTCTGGTGTTTTTAGGGTTAAACGGTTTGATGATCTTTCTCGTTGAGATAACCGGACGAGTTCATCGACAGGCGGAACTCCAGACGAAGTTGGCACTGGTGCGCGAACAAGAGCTCCGCGAAACCGAAGCCAAGTATCAATATATCTTCGAGAGCGCTGCGGTGTCGATTTGGGAGGAAGATTGGTCGGCCGTGAAGGTCGCGTTGGACGAACTCCGCGAACAGGAAGCCATGACGGATCTACGTAAGTATCTGGAGAGTCACCCGGCGGTCGTGCGTGGGACCATCCCCCTGGTAAAGATCCGCGATGTGAATCCAGAATCCGTCAGGCTCTTCAAAGCGAATTCCAAGGAGGAATTGCTTACATCCCTGGAAAAGATTTTCGTGCCGGAGACCGCTGATGTGTTCTTGGAAGAGCTGGTGGCTATAGCGGAAGGCCGGGACATGCTCGACCACCAGGCGCCGCTTCAGACGTTGACCGGCGAACCGTTGACCGTTCGCTTCTCTCTGGTGGCGCCGAAACGAGACCCTCAGTGGCGCCGTGTTCTGGTCACACTGACGGACATTACGGCGCAGGTGAAGACTGAAGCAGCTTTGCGCGAGAGCGAACTACGGTTTCGCACGCTGGTAGAGGGAATCGGCGACGTATTTTGGATTGTCGATCCGAATCAAGGCAAGGTGATCTATGCCAGCCAGGCATTTGAAGAAATATGGGGGCGAAACGTACAGCAGCTCTACGACTATTTCCAGACCTGGTTCGAAGCGATTCACGAGGAAGATCGCGAACGGGTCAGAAACGAGTTCTTCGCGCATATCCACGCAGGAGGGTATGACAGTGAGTATCGGGTGGTGCAACCGGACGGAACGATCCGGTGGGTGCGGGATTGTGGCAAACCGTTGGGCATCGGGAACCTTGTGGCCGGAGTCGCGGAGGATATCACCGACTACAAACGGGCGGAAGAGGCCGTACGGAACACCGGAGAGCAATTCCGCTCCATTTTGGATCGCGCCCCGGCGGCGATTTTTCTGAAGGATCGCGCAGGGCGCTATCTCTTTTTCAATGACCAGTTTGCCCGTTTGTTCCAATTCGAGAGAGAATCCGCCTATGGCAAGACTGACGAGGAGCTGCTTCCTGCCGAGTTGGCCCACCAATTTGTCTCGAATGATAGACAGGTGTGGGAATCCGGCACATTGCTGACCATCGAAGAATATGTTCCACAGGTGGACGGGCGGCACACATCATTGGTTCAGAAGTTTCTGCGGCGCGATGCCGACGGCAACCCGTACGCATTATGCGGGATTGCGCTGGACATCACCGATCGTCTGAAGATGGAAGCAGCGATCCGTGCAGGTGAAGAACGGTTGCAATTGGCGCAGACGGCCGGAGGCGTCGGCACCTTCGATTGGGATATCGTGGCGCAGCGCGGGGTGTGGTCCCCCGAGCTGGAACGAATATGGGGGTTGCTGCCCGGAAGCTTCGACGGAAGTTATGCCGCGTGGCGTCGCTTGGTGTACCCGGAAGATCTCGCGGCCGCTGAAGCGGGAGCGGCAAGATCCATGGAAGATCCTAGCAAGCCTCAGGAATACGAGTATCGCATCATGCGCCCTGATGGAGCCCTTCGGTGGGTCTACGCGAAGGCCAAGACGTTGTGCGATGCGGAGGGCCGGCGGATTCGCATGGTAGGCGTCAACATGGATATTACAGATAGAAAAGAAGCCCAATTGCGTCTCGAGCAGTCCACTGAGGAATTGGAACGAGAGGTCGAGGCGCGCACGAAGGAACTCGTGCAGTCGCAGAACCGGCTGCGTGCCATGGCCACCGAGCTGAACCTGACCGAGCAGCGTGAACGCAAGCGACTTGCCACAGAGCTGCATGACCATCTGCAACAGATGCTCGTCTTCGGTAAGTTGACCATTGGACAGGGTAAGCAGGCGGCAATCGGAATACCCGCCTGCGAAAAGGTTTTCAATAAAGTCGACGAGATGTTGTCCGATGCTCTGAGCTATACCCGCACGCTCGTCTCGGAACTCAGTCCTCCGGTGCTGCGTGACCACGGGCTTATTGCCGGACTCAAATGGCTGGGCGAGTCCATGAAGAAACATGAGCTATCGGTGGCGGTTATCGTTCCGGAGGACAACGGGCTCAAGCTGCCGGAAGACCAAGAGATCCTTTTGTTCCAATCCGTGCGGGAACTGTTGATCAACTCGTCCAAGCATGCGGGAGTAGGGCAAGCCACGGTGAGGCTAGTCCAGTATGATGACTGTTTGGAGATTACGGTGCGCGACGAGGGGAACGGGTTCGACCTTGCCGCCGCAGGGACTTCTGGCAGCGGGCTCTCCTCCAAGTTTGGGCTCTTCAGTATTAGAGAACGTATGAGAGCGCTGGGAGGGTCGTTCGCGATTGACTCGGCGCCGCGCCAGGGGACGACGGCGACGATCATGCTGCGTGTGCCGAGAAGACCTGATTCAACAGTATTGAATTCTGAAGGATTCGAAGCGCCGGACTCAGCGCTTGGCCTCCAACATTCATCGCACCTGAAGAACACGGCCACTCGGGTTCTTCTGGTGGACGACCACGCCATGGTGCGGGAGGGCCTTCGTACCGTGCTGGATGCCTACAAGGATCTTCAAGTGGTCGGGGAGGGACGGGATGGGGAAGAAGCCGTGAAACTCGTCCAAGAGCTGCAGCCTAGAGTCGTGGTGATGGACATCAACATGCCGAAGATGAACGGGATTGACGCCACGGCGCGCATTAAAGCCAAGTGGCCCGGGACCATCGTCATCGGCATCTCGGTCAACACCGGCGACGACAACAGCGACGCAATGAAACGAGCCGGAGCAATCACCGTCCTCACAAAAGACAAGGCCGTTGACCAGCTTCACGACGCAATTATTCATGAAGTCGGCGCATCAGCCTTCAATCTCACCTGA
- a CDS encoding cytochrome d ubiquinol oxidase subunit II → MPPYELILAAALVGALTFYLLFGGADFGAGIWTLFAMGPRGQPQRALIDQAIGPIWEANHVWLIIAVVILFTAFPPAFAVISIRLHIPLTLMLIGIVLRGTAFAIRTHDITSRPDGFTGAPPIWHRIFAWSSVITPTMLGIVLGAIASGRAAGPTDTIRETFVDPWLAPFPFAVGLLATALVAYLAAVYLIVESRDPSLSRLFRHRAIMSGALVILLAAIALFLVREGAPEIYRGLADTAVGRATISATALVHFAALWALVTQRDLLARFLAGTGAIAILWGWALSQYPYLVEPSVTIYDAAPQGTLDILLASLLLGSVVLFPFLFYLYNLFKGDVLSRPAQFKS, encoded by the coding sequence ATGCCCCCGTATGAACTCATCCTCGCCGCCGCGCTGGTCGGGGCCCTTACCTTTTATCTGCTGTTCGGTGGAGCGGATTTCGGAGCAGGGATCTGGACACTCTTCGCAATGGGGCCGCGCGGGCAGCCTCAGCGTGCTTTGATCGACCAGGCCATCGGTCCCATTTGGGAAGCCAACCACGTCTGGCTCATCATTGCCGTCGTGATTCTCTTTACGGCCTTTCCTCCGGCTTTTGCGGTGATCTCGATACGGCTGCACATCCCCTTGACCTTGATGCTGATCGGCATCGTATTGCGAGGCACCGCGTTCGCGATCCGGACTCACGACATCACATCGCGTCCGGACGGATTCACGGGTGCGCCGCCGATTTGGCACAGGATTTTCGCTTGGTCCAGCGTGATCACGCCCACCATGCTGGGAATCGTCCTTGGAGCGATCGCATCGGGACGCGCTGCCGGACCGACCGATACCATCCGAGAAACGTTCGTCGATCCGTGGCTGGCGCCATTTCCCTTCGCGGTCGGCCTCCTCGCGACGGCATTGGTCGCCTATCTCGCCGCCGTATATCTCATCGTGGAGAGTCGAGACCCGTCCTTAAGCCGTCTCTTTCGTCACCGCGCCATTATGAGCGGTGCGCTCGTCATCTTATTGGCCGCCATCGCCCTGTTCCTTGTCCGCGAAGGAGCTCCGGAAATCTATCGGGGCTTGGCGGACACTGCGGTGGGTCGTGCAACGATAAGCGCCACGGCGCTGGTGCATTTTGCGGCCCTGTGGGCGCTCGTCACTCAACGTGATCTGTTGGCTCGATTTCTTGCTGGGACAGGGGCGATCGCCATCCTGTGGGGCTGGGCTCTGTCGCAGTATCCGTACCTGGTTGAGCCGTCTGTCACCATCTATGATGCCGCCCCGCAGGGAACATTGGACATTTTGCTGGCAAGCCTGCTGTTGGGATCCGTCGTCCTCTTTCCCTTTCTGTTTTACTTGTACAACTTATTCAAGGGAGACGTGCTCTCGCGCCCGGCACAGTTCAAATCCTGA
- a CDS encoding cytochrome ubiquinol oxidase subunit I, with protein sequence MSDLLAARSQMAMSLGFHIVFAALGIAMPVLTAVAEWRWLKTKDEQFLALAKRWSKGTAILFAVGAVSGTVLSFELGLLWPSFMERAGPIIGPLFGLEGFAFFTEAIFLGIYLYGWSRISPRAHFIAGLIVAASGTASAIFVVTVNAWMNAPTGFDLVDGTFTNVRPLSTLLHPVAFHETLHMLLAAFAASGFLVAGVHAFLLLRHPLNRFHRNALVIALLVGGIPAVLQPLSGDLIARAVADHQPAKLAAMESLFTTKPGADFVVFGLPDVSTQTVDFALHIPNGLSLLLHGDPRTVVPGLDRIPRQDWPPIAVVHVAFQLMVGCGLAMAGTAVWAACRLWKGQLETDRSLLRTLVVISPLGFIAIQAGWVVTEVGRQPWIIQGLMRTSQAVTPMPGLWIPMVTFSALYIVLAGVVVWAMWRHIAAAAVVPRERKAERNAA encoded by the coding sequence ATTTCGGACCTCCTTGCCGCCCGATCTCAGATGGCCATGTCGCTGGGTTTTCACATCGTCTTTGCCGCGCTGGGTATCGCCATGCCGGTATTGACCGCTGTTGCCGAGTGGCGCTGGCTGAAAACGAAGGATGAACAATTCCTCGCGCTGGCGAAACGATGGTCGAAAGGCACCGCGATTTTGTTCGCTGTCGGCGCTGTGTCGGGGACCGTTCTCTCGTTTGAGCTGGGCTTGCTCTGGCCTTCGTTCATGGAACGGGCAGGTCCCATCATCGGACCTCTGTTCGGACTTGAGGGGTTCGCATTCTTCACAGAAGCGATTTTTCTCGGGATCTATCTCTATGGGTGGTCGCGCATCTCGCCTCGCGCACACTTCATCGCCGGGCTGATCGTTGCGGCGAGCGGAACTGCATCTGCGATTTTCGTCGTCACGGTCAATGCGTGGATGAACGCGCCCACCGGGTTCGACCTCGTCGACGGGACGTTCACCAATGTCAGACCCCTATCCACGTTGTTACACCCGGTTGCATTTCATGAAACCTTGCACATGTTGTTGGCGGCATTCGCCGCGAGCGGGTTTCTCGTGGCCGGGGTCCATGCATTTCTCCTCCTGCGCCACCCATTGAATCGATTCCACAGGAACGCGCTCGTCATTGCGCTTCTGGTCGGAGGTATTCCGGCCGTCCTTCAACCGTTGAGCGGAGATTTGATCGCTCGGGCGGTCGCCGATCACCAGCCCGCTAAGCTGGCCGCGATGGAATCACTGTTCACCACGAAACCGGGAGCGGATTTCGTAGTCTTCGGCCTTCCCGATGTTTCCACGCAAACCGTCGACTTTGCGTTGCATATTCCCAACGGATTGAGTCTCCTTCTGCATGGAGATCCGCGGACGGTGGTACCGGGACTCGATCGGATTCCCCGTCAAGATTGGCCGCCCATCGCCGTCGTTCATGTCGCCTTTCAACTCATGGTCGGCTGCGGATTGGCGATGGCCGGAACCGCCGTCTGGGCCGCGTGCCGCTTATGGAAAGGACAACTGGAAACTGACCGGAGTCTCTTGCGCACGTTGGTCGTCATTTCTCCGCTTGGATTCATCGCCATTCAGGCCGGTTGGGTGGTGACCGAAGTGGGGCGGCAACCGTGGATCATTCAAGGACTCATGCGCACCTCCCAAGCCGTGACACCTATGCCCGGCCTCTGGATCCCCATGGTGACTTTCTCCGCCTTGTACATCGTCCTGGCCGGAGTCGTCGTCTGGGCGATGTGGCGTCACATCGCGGCTGCGGCTGTCGTCCCTCGCGAGCGGAAGGCAGAAAGGAATGCGGCCTAA
- a CDS encoding PRC-barrel domain containing protein, whose translation MKQFRRVREITELTLCAMDGQVGSVQELYFDDHSWAVRYLIVKTGNWLFGRNVLIAPIAVAGIDDTNASMKFNLRKEQIEQAPPIDEVKPISRQYEEAYYRHFRWAPYWQPGTTVWESPVPDPETATAGVDEPFLSEPSELRHLRSSAEVTGYAIHARDGEIGHIEDLVVDDEDWVVRYAEIDTRNWLPGKKVLLQTGRIERIDWPSRSVTIPLTRHAIQSAPDYDPSKLITPDYEIELFKHYGKE comes from the coding sequence ATGAAACAATTCAGACGCGTGCGGGAAATCACCGAATTGACGCTGTGCGCGATGGATGGCCAAGTCGGAAGCGTGCAAGAACTCTATTTTGACGATCACAGCTGGGCGGTCCGATATCTCATCGTAAAGACAGGCAATTGGCTTTTTGGCAGGAACGTGCTCATTGCTCCGATCGCAGTGGCTGGTATCGACGATACCAACGCATCCATGAAATTCAATCTGCGGAAAGAACAGATCGAGCAGGCTCCACCGATCGATGAAGTGAAACCGATATCACGACAGTATGAGGAGGCATACTATCGGCACTTTCGATGGGCACCGTACTGGCAACCAGGCACGACGGTGTGGGAAAGTCCGGTTCCAGATCCTGAAACGGCTACGGCGGGTGTGGATGAGCCTTTCCTTTCGGAACCTTCGGAACTGAGACATCTTCGCAGCAGTGCCGAAGTGACCGGTTATGCAATCCATGCGCGAGACGGGGAGATCGGCCACATCGAGGACCTGGTCGTAGATGATGAGGACTGGGTTGTGCGGTATGCGGAGATCGACACGAGAAACTGGCTGCCGGGCAAGAAGGTGTTGCTGCAAACCGGACGGATAGAACGAATCGATTGGCCCAGCCGATCGGTTACTATTCCGCTCACCCGGCATGCTATCCAGTCGGCGCCGGACTATGATCCATCGAAACTCATCACCCCGGACTATGAAATAGAACTCTTTAAGCACTACGGGAAGGAGTGA
- a CDS encoding aldehyde dehydrogenase, which yields MMRVAINGLGRIGRATFKILATTPELELVAINDPASPDELAYLINHDTVYGRYPNRVGADRKGITMADRVYPVLAECDPVHLPWKELAVDVVFECSGQFDTRAALSKHLEAGAKRVILSAPAKDEEIPTVIYGVNAYDEKAGPILSCADCTTNCVTPVVEIIHRHLGLVKAVMTTAHAYTAGQALVDGPHTRKRRGRAAATNLVPSSTGDALAATRALPVLKGRFQAAAIRVPIPICSLSDIVMLTERETSVGEVNAMFLEEARSDRYAGVLGVTEDPVVSSDIIQDPRASIIDVDMTQVVDGNLVKVMSWFDNEWGYASQMVRQALSMALIVPVEA from the coding sequence ATGATGCGAGTCGCAATTAACGGGCTGGGGCGAATCGGGCGCGCCACGTTCAAAATTCTCGCGACCACACCGGAGCTTGAGCTGGTCGCGATCAACGATCCGGCTTCGCCCGACGAGTTGGCCTACCTGATCAACCATGACACGGTGTACGGCCGCTATCCCAATCGAGTAGGAGCCGATCGGAAGGGCATCACGATGGCCGACCGTGTGTATCCCGTGCTTGCGGAATGCGATCCGGTTCATCTTCCGTGGAAGGAACTGGCAGTCGATGTGGTGTTCGAATGTTCCGGGCAGTTCGATACCAGAGCCGCGCTCTCCAAACATCTCGAAGCCGGAGCGAAGCGGGTCATCCTCTCGGCGCCGGCCAAGGACGAGGAGATTCCCACCGTCATCTACGGTGTGAATGCGTATGACGAAAAGGCCGGGCCGATCCTGTCGTGCGCCGATTGCACGACGAATTGCGTGACACCGGTCGTGGAAATCATTCATCGCCATCTCGGGTTGGTGAAGGCGGTGATGACGACTGCGCATGCCTACACGGCCGGCCAAGCATTGGTCGATGGGCCGCATACGAGGAAACGCCGGGGGCGAGCGGCGGCGACCAACCTTGTGCCGTCATCGACAGGGGACGCTCTGGCGGCAACCCGCGCTTTGCCCGTTCTCAAAGGGCGATTTCAGGCGGCGGCCATACGAGTTCCCATCCCGATTTGTTCGCTCTCCGACATCGTGATGCTGACGGAACGGGAGACGAGCGTCGGGGAGGTGAACGCGATGTTTTTGGAGGAGGCGCGCAGTGACCGCTATGCGGGGGTCCTGGGAGTGACGGAAGATCCGGTTGTGTCGTCCGACATCATCCAGGATCCGCGCGCCTCGATTATCGATGTGGACATGACGCAGGTTGTGGACGGCAATCTGGTCAAGGTCATGAGTTGGTTTGACAATGAGTGGGGTTATGCAAGCCAGATGGTTCGGCAAGCTCTTTCGATGGCCCTCATCGTTCCTGTCGAAGCGTAG
- the ligD gene encoding DNA ligase D: MGLTPYRKKRNFSRTPEPRGSRSREKPSSPLIYVVQKHAASRLHYDFRLELDGALKSWAVPKGPSLNPADKRLAVHVEDHPMEYAAFEGIIPPKQYGAGTVMVWDQGQWKPDGDPRTAYHKGRMKFSLFGKKLQGRWTLVRMSGTENADGKNWLLIKERDQHARTATRSNSSLTSSHSVISGKSMEEIAETKPDVWHSHRASGDGKRSKTSRNLKKKRGSRTSVDTVKCPEWISPQLATLVDEIPEGEGWIHELKYDGYRMLCRIELGVVQLFSRNGREWTKKLPEHVKAAGRLSVENAWLDGELVAIKSDGSMSFQALQNAFDGGWYGRRVYYVFDLLFFNGRDLRSSPLHERKRLLASLLRGQPESGLVEYSAHTLGQGPTVFETACSRGLEGLIAKRVDGRYTEGRNRNWVKVKCRRRQEFVIGGYTEPSGSRRGFGALLLGVYEKPGGLVYVGRVGTGFSEDRLSQLHRVLQRHEQPRPAFIDPPTGGDAKGVHWVKPELVVEVRFAEWTHEGLLRQAAFLGLRDDKPANAIVRESAVHPPANQPTKDRSAGEAARESKRAAGRVHRTRHPRQDRKPMRAAIVAGIEITNPYRVLFPHDGITKLELAQYYQRIGDAILPHVRGRPLTLVRCPEGYDTGCFYQKHATDQIHEAIDRVEVDASDGRACNMVANTTAALVALVQLGVLEFHTWGARQDRLDRPDRMTLDLDPAPDVPWREVVEAAFLVRTLLEELGLTSFVKTTGGKGLHVVVPLQRRHSWDEVKNFAKSVAGHMARTIPARFTDNMSKRVRKGKVYIDYLRNGRGATAVAAYSTRAKPRAPLSAPLAWDELTPSLRSDQFTMHNIEERLSELADDPWAGYETVRQHVTTSMMTGLGTSRRLSL; the protein is encoded by the coding sequence ATGGGTTTGACACCATACAGAAAGAAAAGAAACTTCTCCCGGACGCCTGAACCACGAGGCTCACGGTCGAGAGAGAAACCTTCCTCACCGCTGATCTACGTCGTCCAGAAGCACGCTGCAAGCCGCCTGCATTATGATTTCCGGCTTGAATTGGATGGGGCGCTGAAAAGCTGGGCGGTTCCCAAGGGACCCAGTCTGAATCCGGCCGACAAACGGCTTGCAGTGCACGTCGAAGATCATCCCATGGAATATGCCGCTTTCGAGGGCATCATCCCGCCGAAACAGTATGGCGCCGGCACGGTCATGGTATGGGATCAGGGTCAGTGGAAACCGGATGGAGATCCCCGAACGGCCTATCACAAGGGCCGGATGAAATTTTCCCTGTTCGGAAAAAAGTTACAAGGCCGCTGGACGCTGGTGCGGATGAGCGGAACAGAAAACGCAGACGGTAAAAACTGGCTTCTGATCAAGGAACGAGACCAGCATGCGCGGACGGCGACTAGGTCGAATTCAAGTCTCACGTCGTCCCACAGCGTCATAAGCGGAAAGAGCATGGAAGAGATCGCGGAGACCAAACCCGACGTATGGCACTCTCATCGTGCGTCCGGTGACGGAAAGCGTAGCAAGACTTCCCGGAACCTCAAGAAGAAACGGGGATCAAGAACCAGCGTGGATACGGTCAAGTGCCCCGAATGGATATCGCCTCAGCTGGCAACGCTCGTTGATGAGATTCCGGAGGGAGAAGGTTGGATCCATGAACTGAAGTATGACGGGTATCGCATGCTGTGCAGAATCGAGCTGGGCGTAGTGCAACTCTTTTCAAGAAACGGTCGGGAATGGACCAAAAAGTTGCCCGAGCACGTGAAGGCGGCCGGCCGATTGTCCGTTGAAAATGCATGGCTGGACGGCGAACTCGTTGCCATAAAATCGGACGGGTCGATGAGCTTTCAAGCATTGCAGAATGCCTTTGACGGTGGATGGTATGGCCGGCGTGTGTACTATGTCTTCGATCTCTTGTTCTTCAACGGGAGAGACCTTAGATCGTCCCCTTTGCACGAACGCAAGCGCCTTTTAGCGTCGCTTCTACGCGGGCAGCCGGAGAGCGGCCTGGTGGAATACAGCGCCCATACCCTTGGCCAGGGACCCACAGTCTTCGAGACGGCTTGTAGCCGAGGACTCGAAGGGCTGATTGCCAAGCGAGTGGACGGGCGATATACCGAAGGCCGAAATCGAAACTGGGTCAAAGTAAAGTGTCGACGTCGCCAAGAATTCGTCATCGGCGGCTATACCGAACCGTCGGGCTCCCGGCGCGGATTCGGAGCGCTCTTGCTCGGTGTATATGAGAAACCGGGAGGATTGGTCTATGTCGGACGAGTCGGGACGGGATTCTCAGAGGATCGATTGTCTCAACTCCATAGGGTCTTGCAGCGACATGAACAACCACGGCCGGCATTTATCGATCCGCCGACGGGTGGGGATGCAAAAGGAGTCCACTGGGTCAAACCGGAATTGGTCGTTGAAGTACGTTTTGCCGAATGGACACACGAAGGCCTCCTTCGCCAGGCCGCGTTCCTGGGTCTGCGCGATGACAAGCCGGCCAACGCCATTGTCCGTGAGTCGGCGGTGCACCCCCCCGCGAATCAGCCGACGAAAGATCGATCGGCCGGCGAGGCGGCCCGCGAATCGAAGCGCGCAGCTGGCCGCGTGCACCGCACGAGACATCCTCGTCAAGATCGGAAGCCGATGCGTGCGGCGATTGTGGCGGGTATCGAGATCACGAATCCATATCGGGTGTTGTTTCCACATGACGGCATCACGAAACTCGAGCTGGCGCAGTACTATCAGCGGATCGGAGACGCGATCTTGCCTCATGTTCGTGGACGTCCGTTGACGTTGGTCCGTTGCCCGGAAGGATACGACACAGGGTGTTTCTATCAGAAGCACGCGACGGATCAGATCCATGAGGCAATCGATCGAGTCGAGGTCGATGCATCGGATGGACGCGCCTGCAATATGGTGGCGAACACAACCGCTGCCTTGGTTGCGCTCGTGCAACTCGGCGTCCTCGAATTCCACACCTGGGGAGCGAGGCAAGATCGGCTGGATCGTCCCGACCGTATGACGCTGGATTTGGATCCGGCTCCGGATGTGCCGTGGCGTGAAGTCGTCGAAGCCGCATTTCTTGTCAGAACCCTGCTCGAAGAGTTGGGGTTGACGTCATTCGTCAAGACCACGGGTGGAAAAGGGTTGCATGTCGTGGTGCCATTACAGCGACGGCACTCATGGGACGAGGTGAAGAACTTCGCGAAGTCAGTGGCCGGACACATGGCACGAACGATTCCTGCCAGATTTACCGACAACATGTCGAAACGAGTACGCAAAGGCAAGGTGTATATCGACTATCTCAGGAACGGGCGAGGGGCGACTGCCGTGGCAGCGTACTCGACGCGTGCCAAACCGCGGGCTCCGCTTTCTGCTCCGCTGGCCTGGGACGAGTTGACTCCATCGCTGCGCTCAGATCAGTTCACCATGCACAACATCGAGGAACGGCTGTCGGAGCTTGCCGACGATCCGTGGGCTGGGTATGAGACGGTCCGACAGCATGTCACGACGAGTATGATGACCGGTCTCGGTACCTCTCGCCGACTCTCGCTCTGA